In the genome of Paenarthrobacter ilicis, the window CACAAGGCCGGCCACCACACCTGAGGCAGCGCCCAGCGATGTGGGGTGTCCGTCGCGGATGCGTTCTGTGATGAGCCAGCCGATCATGGCCGCTGCGGGAGCTGCCAGTGTGTTGACCCAGATCAGTCCAGCCTGCTCAGCCGTGGCGGCCGCGCCACCGTTGAAGCCGAACCAACCGAACCACAGGATTGCAGCACCGAGCATGACGAACGGGATGTTGTGCGGGCGGTGGTTCGGGTCCTTGCCGAAGCCGCGGCGGTTGCCGATGATGAGGACCAGGACCAATGCGGCTACACCGGCGTTGATGTGGACCACTGTTCCACCGGCGAAGTCGATTGCCGGGCCAAGTGCCTTGCCGATTGCACCTTCGGGGCCGAAGAGTCCGCCACCCCAGACCATGTAGGCCAAGGGGCAGTAAACCAGCGTCACCCAGACCGGAACGAAGATGCTCCAGGCACCGAACTTGGCACGGTCTGCAATGGCACCACTGATCAGCGCGACGGTGATGATGGCGAAGGTGGCAGCGTAGCCCACCTTGATCAGGCCGTCAGGAGTGTTGATGCCGTCCAAGCCGAAGGTGGCGAACGGATTGCCCACGATTTCCATGAAGCCCTCGCCGGAGCTCATGGATGCCCCCCACAGCACCCATACAACGCCTACGATGCCAATGGAGATGAAGCTCATCATCATCATGTTCAAGGCTGCTTTGGCGCGTGTCATGCCGCCGTAGAAAAATGCCAGACCAGGTGTCATGAACAGCACAAGCGCCGCTGCCACCATGACCCATACGTGACCTGCGGTAAGTTCCATGGTGCACGTTCCTCTCTTGCTGAATCTGCGGTTCAACCGCTGTCCTGACGCCCTTTGCGTCCTGCTTAAGAGTTTTGTGCCACCGTGTTTCGCTTGCGCGGGTTTTATATTGCGGGCCGGTTACAACAACCTCCCCAACGTAAATGGTGCATATCCCCTCTGTTACGGATATGTTTCAGGCGAACCACTTGACCCGTGAGGGGTGCTTTTCACCTCCACAACCCCACCTGAAGGACGCCCGCCGCATGACCCAGTCGCCACGATCCGTCACAACCCCGAGGATCCGGCCTGAGAGGACACCGCTGCCCCGCGATATAAAAGTGATGCTGGCAGCAGCCTTCCTGATTGCGCTTGGGTTTGGCCTGGTGGCTCCGGTTCTCCCCCAGTTCGCCACCACGTTCGACGTCGGCGCTACCGCCGCTGCAGTGATCGTCAGCATCTTTGCCTTCATGCGCCTGGTCTTCGCGCCTGCCGGCGGCGCCCTGATAGGACGCTTCGGGGAACGCAACGTGTACGTGTCCGGGCTCCTGATCGTGGCTGTCTCCACAGCCGCCTGCGCCTTCGCCCAAAACTACTGGCAGTTGCTGATTTACCGTGGACTTGGTGGCGCGGGTTCCGTGATGTTCACCGTTGCGGCCATGGGATTGCTCATCCGGCTCGCTCCCCCGGAACGCCGGGGACGGGTCTCAGGCGCCTACGCCTCGTCGTTCCTCATTGGCAGCGTCCTGGGGCCGGTTGTTGGTGGGCTCCTGGCAGGCTTCGGACTCCGGGTTCCCTTCCTGGCCTACGCAGGAGCTCTCCTGGTGGCCGCCGTGGTGGTGCGCACCATGCTCAGCGGGGAAGGCAGGGCAACGGTGGACTCCGTCCAGTCCCCGCCCATGTCACTCCGTGAAGCACTGGGCGATTCCGCCTACCGTGCTGCCGTCTTCTCCAGCTTCGGCAATGGCTGGGTCACCTTCGGCGTCAGGATGGCCACCATTCCCCTGTTCGCCGTTGCCGTCCTGCAGTCGAAGCCTGAGACGGCGGCATGGGCCCTGGCGATCTTCGCCGTCGGAAACGCCCTTGCCCTGACGTTCTCCGGCCGGTTGGCCGACGCCTGGGGACGGAAGCCCTTGATTCTTCCGGGTTTGGTGATGACCGGATTGGCCACCGGGGTCATCGGACTGACAGCCGAACTTCCGTGGTTCCTTGCCGCCTCCGCAGCAGCGGGCTTCGGCTCAGGATTGCTGGGCCCGGCGCAGCAGGCCGCCGTCGCTGATGTCATTGGCCGGGGACGATCCGGCGGAAAGGTCCTGGCCGTCTTCCAGATGGCCTCCGATTCCGGGGCAATTGTTGGCCCGATTGTCGCGGGCCTCCTCGCTGACCGGTTGGGCTACGGTTGGGCCTTTGGAATTACCGGCGGCGTCCTGCTGGTGACGGCACTTGCCTGGCTGCCGGCACGGGAACCGCTTAAACCAAAAACTGACTGAAGCCCCGGGCTTGTCGCGCCAGGGCTCCAGTCAGCATGAAGGCTGATTCAGTTCAACACGTCAATCAGTTCAGGAGCGCATCCACAAAGCTCTCAGCGTCAAAGGGTGCGAGGTCATCCGGGCCCTCACCCAGGCCGATCAGCTTCACGGGAACACCCAACGACTTCTGGATGGCCACCACAATGCCGCCCTTGGCTGTGCCGTCCAGCTTGGTCAAGACGATGCCGGTGATGTTGACTACCTCTGCAAAAACCCGGGCCTGGTTCAGGCCGTTCTGCCCTGTGGTGGCGTCCAGGACCAGCAGGACCTCATCAACCTCGGCGAGCTTCTCAATGACCCGCTTGACCTTGCCGAGCTCGTCCATGAGGCCGGTCTTGTTCTGGAGCCGTCCAGCAGTGTCCACCATGACCACATCCACCTCTTGGTCGATG includes:
- a CDS encoding ammonium transporter; its protein translation is MELTAGHVWVMVAAALVLFMTPGLAFFYGGMTRAKAALNMMMMSFISIGIVGVVWVLWGASMSSGEGFMEIVGNPFATFGLDGINTPDGLIKVGYAATFAIITVALISGAIADRAKFGAWSIFVPVWVTLVYCPLAYMVWGGGLFGPEGAIGKALGPAIDFAGGTVVHINAGVAALVLVLIIGNRRGFGKDPNHRPHNIPFVMLGAAILWFGWFGFNGGAAATAEQAGLIWVNTLAAPAAAMIGWLITERIRDGHPTSLGAASGVVAGLVAITPACANVSPVGALGLGVVAGVASALAVGLKFRWGFDDSLDVVGVHLVSGIIGTVALGFIALPANGVGGGLFYGGGMTQMWAQLAAAGIAIAFSAIMTAIIALAIHKTMGFRVSTEQENVGVDLSLHAETAYEFGVNGHGGSFQPLHEAMTGKSEAAKTPAEGKESVQA
- a CDS encoding MFS transporter — translated: MTQSPRSVTTPRIRPERTPLPRDIKVMLAAAFLIALGFGLVAPVLPQFATTFDVGATAAAVIVSIFAFMRLVFAPAGGALIGRFGERNVYVSGLLIVAVSTAACAFAQNYWQLLIYRGLGGAGSVMFTVAAMGLLIRLAPPERRGRVSGAYASSFLIGSVLGPVVGGLLAGFGLRVPFLAYAGALLVAAVVVRTMLSGEGRATVDSVQSPPMSLREALGDSAYRAAVFSSFGNGWVTFGVRMATIPLFAVAVLQSKPETAAWALAIFAVGNALALTFSGRLADAWGRKPLILPGLVMTGLATGVIGLTAELPWFLAASAAAGFGSGLLGPAQQAAVADVIGRGRSGGKVLAVFQMASDSGAIVGPIVAGLLADRLGYGWAFGITGGVLLVTALAWLPAREPLKPKTD